DNA sequence from the Conger conger chromosome 18, fConCon1.1, whole genome shotgun sequence genome:
ACAGAACAGAGGCAAAAGTGCAGCCTTGTGTCCGCCTTGAGAAATGTGACTGTGCTGCTAACACCTCACAGGTCCTGATTCCAGAGAGAAATACAGCTTTGCTGCTGCTAACACCTCACAGGTCCTGATTCCAGAGAGTTCTCTCTTAGTTTGCTCGCTCCACAACTGCTGACTGAACCCAGTGTTCAATTTAATCTTTTATAAAGTCAATCAAATATAGTGCAATCCCATTTTTTGCTTCCCAGAAAATGTATAGTGCCATACATATCCCCAAAATCTTACCCAGGTATTTGTCAAAAAACGTACTGGAGATTTTGCCTtgggcaaaacaaaacaaaaaatttaaaaCCAGGTGAGAAAGATATTTTTAAACAGTACTGTAGGAACATTCCTCAGGCGACACATTTCCACCACAAATGACATATGAGATGAGTGTTTGTGATAAGCCATATCATATCCAACAGTCAGGGAGCAGTCCGGTGAACTCAGGTGAAAGCAAACCGAATATGCCCAGCGTCTGCCAGAACACTGTGTTATTGTCATCAAAGGGattgattaaataataaataaagacagaATTAAATCAGCACtaagctcacacacacctgcaaatgGCAATTTCCTGTTGTGTTGACTATGCAGAACCAGCTAGCCTACGGGGCATGCTTAGCCATGCACTTAGCGATGGTCCTGCATGAATTGATTGCAGCTGCAGTTGTAAAGGTCGAGCAATGTTGTACTTTAGCTGAAAgtttaaggaaaataaaatccagttCTGGTGCAGTTTACCCAAGGACTATGACAATTTCCTAAAATAAATCCCTGTTCAATTTCATACCTGCCTCAGCTTGATTAATCCTCTTAATTTAAACCGATTGAGACATCCTAGTCCAGGTTTTTAGCTGTAACAGACTCCTCTGTTGCCATCACTAGATACCCTGCTCTGTGATGTTGATGTGAGACAGCAGCCGTTCCCCCTAAGCCTGATTCCCCTGCTCCAGTGGCCCAAATCCTACCTCAGGGCTGTCTTTTTTCCCTTCATTTTAAcacctgtttcctgtttttcagcTGTTTACCTCTGCAAAAGAACCATGCAAAACAAAGCTCGGCTGGAACTGGCCGACTATGAAGCCGTAAGATTTCCCTGCGCCGCCTGGCTAAACTCAGCCCGCGTTATTTCTGCTGGTCCCATGCATCATCTGCCAAGCATCCCTTTAATTATTCgtcaacacatttttaaaataggctGTTTAATTCAGTGTACAGTCCATCTGTACAGCAGGTAAAGCAAACTCATCTTTGATTTTCTGTTCCAGGAGAGTTTAGCAAGGTTACAGAGAGCATTCGCCCGCAAATGGGAGTTCATATTTATGCAAGCAGAAGCACAAGCAAAGTAAGTCGTCTCATTCGAACAGAATCCTGATAGTCTTTGTGTTAGTCCACAGTCCTGGTGGTGTCTCTATGACTGTACTGTTCTGCTGTGAGTGCGCAGTGAGCCCTTAATGTCcaatactttattattattatttccaatgcgcactgcactgtataccttCAATTGGTGTAATATCCTTTTACAGgcatgaaaaaaacagaaaagacgAGAGATCATTTTTTCCAGACTGTATGAATATTGCTTTGCTGTTCCAGGAGTAGTACATTATCAGCTGCataaaatgataatgaaaaatgacaattttGTTGTCTTTTTCAGAGTCGataaaaaaagagataaaatTGAGAGGAAAATACTCGACAGTCAAGAAAGAGCTTTTTGGGACGTGCACAGACCAGTGGTAAGTGATTTCATTAAACTACTAAATGATGGTAGCTCTGGTCTGTCTGTACATAGGAGGATTCATGTAATACACAATAAGCTGTTTGAACCATTTAAGTAATTCCCTCTCtgtaattttgtaattttatgCCAAATACAGTAAAATTATACTTGCTGAACACACACTTCCCGTGAAAGGATGTCATATGTATTCCTGCATTGTGTGCCATAACCTTGGATGCAGCTTCAAGGTCAACCCACTATTCCTGGAAAATGATGAATAGCACACGGGCCATGCATGCACAAGCATTaatacacacaggctcacacacagacacacacacacacacatgcgtgcactcacacacacacacacacacacacacacacacacacacacacacactataccttCACtgcgcactttattaggaatacctgtacatctacttattcaagcgattatctaatcagccaatcgtatgGCAGCAGtccaatgcatacaatcaatGCAGATACACACCAGGAGCTTCAGTAAATGTAATCAACCATcagactggggaaaaaaattgatctcagtgatttcgaccgtggcatgattgtgggtgccagacgggctggtgtGAGTATTCCTATAATCGCTGTCTCTTCtgcgattttcacacacaccagtccctagtttgcagagaatgttgcaaaaaaaaactaaaaaacatccagtaagtagcagttctgtgggcagaaatgccttgttaatgagagaggtcagaggagatgggccagactggtcaaagctcacaggaaggtgacagtaacacaaataacattacaacagtggtatgcagaagagcatctctgaacagacaacgcatcataactctaagtggataggttacagcagcagaagacttaataagtctaaaagtaagtctaataaatatctaataaagtgctcactgagtgtatatctccaTTCTACAGAGTTTGAGaggttatttgttatttaattatGTTTGTAAGGCTGGTATCATGTGCTTGATAGTCTATAAGAAATTATAAATATTGTGTATTTTTAGCAAAAGGTTGAATTTCTGTGTAAAAATATCTTGTCATTTTTAGGAGTTCTGCTTCCACAGAGTCCTTGGACCCAGCTTGAGGCTGTAAATTGTTTAATCCTGTTTTTGAAATTACACACCTTATGCAAGGACCGCATGACGTCAGCAAATCGCAGTGATTTGCATGTGTGGATTAATAGCTCCCGCTCTGTATTGAAGCTCCATCAGTGAGTTGGTGGAGATGTGAGCGGGCTAGCATAGGGCGCTCTTTAGTGACAGAGGTCTGAGTGGAGGTCCATGGCTAATGCTCATTACAGCCCTGTCATGGCAGTCATATTTCAGGAACATGTACACTTCTGGATAAATGACAACTGCTCTGTTTCAAAGTACGGTTTCCATCTCTGGTGAGGTAGACAGATCAACTTTGAATAGAAGTGAGTCTTCTCTGTACAGATGTTTGTCACAGCCCACGGGGGTTAACTGTGTAAGAGGCCTTTCTGAGCCTGAACGCGGACATAAAGGGCGGCATCCTCATGGGAAATAAGCGTGTGCAGAAATTCAGAATTGATTGCGCTGTCATTTAGGCAGCAGAGTACCATATGCTTTTTGTCTACAATAACCTCCAAATGAGATGAAGGGCACCATTGAAGGCATATGCACAGATAGAACATGCAGGTCATAGTGCACATCAAAGCATGTCCAAAGCAACATATGTTGTAAAATTGTTGCTACAGTGTTTTTATTCAGACAAACCTGCATGGATTTCTGGTAAAGTTTCAATAAAGTTTAGTCTGTTGCTTATCCCTTGTGAGGTGGAGTGCTTCTGGCAATTTCAATCAGTAGTACCTGCATGATGCCAGTCTGCACTGTTGGAGacgtctgtgtgcttgtgttccaGCCCGGCTGTGTAAACACCACAGAAGTAGACATAAAGAAGTCCTCCAGAATGAAAAATCCTCACAAAACCCGGAAGGTACCTATTTTGCTGTCTGGTTCCTCCTGTGGGATACAAGCTATCTACATATTTATTCCTATTGTTCTTATCTAATGTTTAATACTGTTATATTTTGACCAGActttaataataaatagtgCTTTGGAACCATTTCCTTTCGTAGATATTATTCAAATGTGATATTACGTGTCAAATTTTCTTTAGTGATTCAGTTATCACACACTTGTGTAGAGTATGGCATTTTGTGACCAGACGGTTTTGTGAGTCacatacatttgaaatgaatccTTCTTTTATGCCTTCCCTCCTTAGTGATACCTGTACTTATGCATCAACTTTCTCATCACCCTCTAAATTACTTATTCAAAGCAAAGCATTGTGGGATTTGTTGTCACACACAGCCCAAGTCGCTTCTGCAAGGGCTGCATCATTGTAcactttccttctttctctgtCATGGCAGCCAGGTAGCCCCTTCAGAGTCACAAGGGACTCATTCCAGTCACTGGGCtctttccaattgcttatttttcaagAGGTGAGAAGAGGAATATGGGGAAtaagtgtgaaagtgtgaattaggcaaatggaatgtccttgctccctCAAACGTctgtttgaagccacgtcagtcaCAGAGGTGGATCTGCAGGTCAATCGTTTATTTGtcacacattccaaaaaaatactcCCAGGAAGTATGCACTCATGTTTCCTCGCTCAAGTAAAATTTGGGAGCTTCCTAACTTCTTGCTTCCAGCTCTTGGAATTTCCTTAAATATGGCGAACCTCTATCAAATTCAGGTAAATAATAAGTAGATGGAAATAAGCTATTGGAAAGAGCCCTCTTATTTTCCACCTTCATCTTCCTTGcctcttttccttgctcctagctcctCTCACTGGGGGAGGCCACTTTGGAGGAACTCTTTGAAGCAACGTCAGTTGGCAGATGCGGCAGATGTGTgaatccacaggttgatcacaTGTTGCGCTTTcccaaaaaatacttctgcaatggatgcgctcatgtttccTAGCTCAAACAATCTTCGGGGGCCTGGCTCCTGGCTCGGAGTTCCATGAAGGAAGGtttaatgtattaaaatgtcCTTCAAGATGGTGGACCTCTATCAACTTTCAGGTCAGGCAAGGAACAAGGAGACAGGGAAGGAAAAATAAGCTATTGGAATGGGCCCAAGGAGACAGGggaacacagaggagaggaagggtgGATTTTTGAAGTATTGAAATGCCCAGTGGTGGCTGCTGACAGGATGGTGGACTTGACTTACTGTGATCACCTTGCAGTCGGTGTATGGGCTGCAAAACGACATCGGGAGCCATAGCCCCACCCAAATCCCCACCCCCGAGGTCCGGCAGCCAACGGAGGAGGAGCTACAGGGTCAGGTGGGTAAAACTCACAACTTCTACAGTCTCACAAGATACTCACCTCCTGTCTGTCCTCTCTGCTTCTTAATCATAGGAGGTTCTGTTCAGTGATAGTTGAAAACAGAACATCTACCTGTTAGCTGTTACCTGTTAAGCTATCTCTCCATACATACATCAAAATCTGTGAAAATTAAATGGCAATAACTTCTCAATTTCAGATCAGATTTTGGCAAGCACAATTAGACAGGCATCGTTTGAAAATGTCCAAAGTTGCAGAAAGGTAAGTTTAATTTCTggttttaaaaaacacacacagtaccaccAGCCTTGATATGTCAGCATTGATTTAGCATTTATGTTATGGCTGTTCATTCTAAACATTTCTAGTCATATTCATACTATAAATATTTGTTAGCCATACCCTCTCAGCCTACCTAATGTcaaacacaagaaaatgtaaaacGAACTATGATGTGAAGGCCTGGACATTGACCATTAATTTTACTGTAATGGAAGAGGTGCATGTACTCATGTACTTTTCTATTTGAGACTGGGCCATCATAGTGCAACCAGAATATCTCACTTACACACTGTCATTAGTGCTTAGTACCTGGTGATGTATACAGTTTGTGTACGTTACTTTACTTCTTTAGAAGGTCTGATTGATATTCATGTATTCTGCTTACACCTTTGTGTTCAGTGGAGTACAGTTCAAACTCAGTGATCATCAATGCTGCCTGTTTAAAATCCAAGGCCAAAGTTGCTCATTTACTGGGGTACACCAGCAGTCAGCAGCATCTTCTCCCTGATGTTTCCTCTCCGCAGCTTATTGGGGTACACGGAGCAGTACATTGAGTACGACCCCTTCCTCACGCTGCCAGATCCCTCCAATCCCTGGATCTCTGACGACACCACAGTGTGGGAGCTGGAGGCCAGGTTTGTCCCCACAAAGATGGCAGAGAATGATATCATCAACTCCTACGTTCCTCTTATCTGCCTTACTTCCTACCTACAGAGGGCTCTGGTTGGTAAAAGGGACTTCTGGTGTTGTGTCATAGTACAACAACTATTGTTTTTACTTGAGTGTTACTCTCAGAACGAATACTCAGCAGAGAATTGTGTCATTTAGCTGATACCAATGCGAGAACAATACAGTACTTTTAAAATGCTACCGGTTTCTAAATGGTGCCTGAAGTGAtacattctttaaaataaagagcAAACGACGATATTAAAGAATGCaaactgtgtgggtgtgtgtttctctgcagtAAGGAGCCCAGTCAGCAGAGGGTGAAGAGGTGGGCTTTCGGGATCAACGAGGTGCTGAAAGATCAAGTGGGCAGAGAGCAGTTCCTCAAGTTCTTGGAGTCTGAGTTCAGCTCGGAAAACTTAAGGTAGAGAGGCCACTGATATCAAAGGAAGAAAAGGTACCAGCCTTTTAAACTGTGGTTCAGGTATACAGGTATGGACTGGCCAGACCTTATAATACAGCTCAGGGGCACAGGGCAGAGAGAATCCAATGACTCAGCTGGTAAACTGTAGTTCAGTTTTTATCACCAAATATGAATAGCTCTTCAGCTCCACCTGCTGGTGTCTGTATTTTCATCTCGATATGAAGAGAATTCTCACTGGATGAACTGGAAGATTAAGCTCTGCAGTCAGATAATGAAccacatttgttttttcatgttattCTGTCAGCTTTAGCTGCAAATTAATTGGTGTTGAAGATTCCACTCTAGGCGTCACACTTCTGCTCCATGGAGGAATgtgtgaagcacacacacacacgcacaaacacacacacacactgtgcttgtTTGTGATCAACACTGTGTCCAGGTTCTGGTTGGCGGTCCAGGAACTGAAGAAAAGGCCAATCCGGGAGGTTCCGACCCGGGTCCAGGAGATCTGGCAGGAATTCCTGGCTCCTGGGGCTCCCAGCGCCATTAACGTGGACTCTAAGAGCTATgccaaaaccactcagaatgtGAAGGACCCTGGCCGCTACGCGTTTGAGGATGCTCAGGTAGCGGGATGGACTACATTATCCATCTCCACTTTCTGCTCTGTACAGTGACACACAAACCATTAATCAATCACTATTGATATCACTACTAGTAATATCAAATCATTTTATGACTAAGATCATTAAGGAAGTACATCATAGTGGTAGCGTAGTAAAATCGATACGCGACTTTAAGCACTTGTAACCTAGAGCTCACAGTTCCCAGGTGGAACTGAAACTGTGTGAGCAAAGCTTGAATTGCTcaagtaaatatccagctggtTTTATGTGCAATGCCTGCAGTGTTGAGTTGACCGTGCATTGTGGTTCGTGGTACGGTGACTCTGAGCTCCTCAAGTGCTAATCTCCTTCACAGGAGCACATCTACAAGCTGATGAAGAGCGATTCGTACAGTCGCTTCATCCGATCAAGTGCCTACCAGGAGCTACTTCAGGCCAAGAAGAAGGTAAATCCAGAACCTCAGATTACTGagctccagggccagggttcaAAAAGAATCTGGAGCGGGAGCCCTGACCTGGGATCAGCACATACGCTCTTATCCTATGTCTGATAAGGTTAGAATATGGGCAGAGGAttctgatcctagatcagcaaaTCAGGGCTATCACTACGTGAGTCGAGCAGGAGCAGTGGATCTCACTGGACGTCATATGTAGTCTGTGGCTACACTTAcgcaaatgtaatttaatcagCTTCTTTGAACCTGAGACACGTTTTACTTCCATATACAGCTGAAAGTATACCAAACTCCACTTTTTAACAGCAGCAGCTATGTGTCTGAGCTCACAATAAGTGAATGAGTCCTGTGGAGCATCGCACTTCTCAGAAAAAGGCTTTTAAAGATTGTATTCTGTTCTCAACCCTTACACCACAGTAAAATTTAACCATGGAGCAACCATTAAAAAAATCCATTCTTTCCATTTGGAGAAACGCTGTTTCCGCTGCTTTGAATTAATTTTCTGGATTTTCCCAATCTTCAGGTGGTAGCTTGGAAACAGCAGGCAGTTCACCACCACTTTCACTTTCTCTAGAAGCTTCTTTTATCACATAACACTTTAGAAGTCTATTTCGGTTATGAATTCAGCGCAGGGATTTGAAAAGACAGATTCTGCTAGAGAAATCAATTCAATTCCCATACGAGTCAAAGCAGGATGTACCAGTGCTCCTCTGTGTTTCTGAGAATATTGCCGTTATCTCGTTTCTAGCAGGTGAGAGACTATGATACGGCGTGTCGTGCATAAGACCACACTCTGTCTGTTCTCCCTGGAGCTGCATACAATGTTAAAGCAGAGCTCTCATGCACAAAACACACGCAGAGACAAGCCGAGTTATCTGAAGTCATGGTGTTTTCGTATTCACGGCAGTGCTGCAGTACCCCGTTTGCCTCCCCTCTGATTGAACCCCAAACTCCAGGcctaaaaacacttttttacaGCCTCCACAAATGCACCTTAGATTTGCCTCCACATGTATAACTGTAGCTTCACTGCATTTCTCCATTACAGTACTGCTTTGACATTGTTTGACTGTCTAATATGACATATTTTGCTAAGCTTTAGTATTTTTAGTTGAGCGGCGGTATTTGTTCTTCCTGATGCTCTTTCCGACTCGGCTTTTGTTCACGCCTCTCCATCCTCTCACCCCTCTCCAGTTCTTCACTCCTTTTGTTCAGCTCTCTCTTttcttgctttttcttttttttgttctcttgtGCGTGTATAAGTTGGGAAACATTCAGGATCGCAGAACTTCATTTGAGAAATTCACTCGTAGCGTGGTAAGTGGACGAGCCCTGTCTTGtctgctgatctgagatcagtctgTGAAATTAACCCGTGCTGTGGTAAGTGGATGCAGCCCTGTCCGGTccgctgatctcagatcagtctGAGGTGGTAATCCTAGGCCCCCATCCTGCTCTCTTCCAGGTCCCTCCTAACGCTTACTCTTCCTGCCTCACCCATGTTTCTgtgtctccttccctccttcccaGCTTTGCTGCTCTTACTGTGGTATTCCTCCTTCCACTTTCAGCCTCCAGTTATGCagaatttttattaatttatttatttctgtatttattccACAAAAACTTAAGTGTAAGTGTCCTACAGGGTGCATTTAAGTATggacagcaggggtgtcaaactccagtcctggagggccgcagggtctgctggtatttgtggtttccttttaatcagcagccaattaaggccttgagaacaaggtgtgtggaatctagccaatgaaagactttgaaatgcatctctcgtgctgaaacacaccaaaaaccagcagacaccgtggccctccaggactggagtttgacacccctgacgtACAGCATCGTCTGAATTAAGCCTTAATCCTTTCTTTACTCCATCTTACTTGAATCTTTTCTTTCATAGCATCGTATAGTATATAATTATGATCTATTAATATTATGTGATTATTTACTGTgcctattattttttatttgatattgAGAATCGTattatattttgcaaatattttgtattatttttttgtcatggaAGTTAATATGTTTTCGGGATTAAATTAGAACAGCACAGAAAATCCCTATTTGACTTATTCCATTGTTAATAATAAATCTTCTCATATTTTGCATAGTTTTGAGAAATAGCAATGAATTAGCTTCTGAGTAAAATATCAGGGAATCTACTGTTTTAGGACTGCTTGTAATGTTGTATATGTGTTGAATATGTGTTGAGTTTATAATGTGTAATGAGTAGCTTATATGTGCCACACCCTTTTCCTGCCTGCCTTCAAGCCAAGACTTCAGGACCGTAATGGAAACATGTCTTGTGACTTTATTCTGATATCCCGATAGCTCATGtgctatttatgtattttaattaataaaataagctCAGCCAATCAATAGCAGGCCAATCAATGCACGTGCCAACAAAACGGGAAGGGGTCTGGTAAATTGAACTGCATGTTGGCCAGTGTTAGTTTTGCATGGATCCCATTTTGGCTCAGAGTCAAAAGAGCCAAAATGTCTTCCCTCATGTGCACTCTCTCCTTGTCCACAGAAAAGTAAGAACTTGTTTTGAAGGATTTTGCTTCCAGGTaaagataatgataatgaagAGTTGTGGTGTCTCTTCTCCATGCATGTTCTCCACTGTGTGTCATCCTCATGTTTCCCtccttcaaaataaaaacactgtaaaatgaAACCTCATTTATCACATAAAACAGCAAACAGGATTCAGACTTCTCTATGAAACATCCCCCTGCATCAGTTGGTTTGGTTACCACTAGGCTGACCATTCAGAATATTAAACTCCGTAGGAGGTTAATACAGGATTATAGTATATCCGGTTTACTATATTCAAGTTTTCCTGCTAAAGTAATGAAAGGTCCTATGAGAAATCATTTCTAAtgcacaaaataacaaaatgtcaaaaaagaTGAGTTTATGAGTGGAGTCCTGTTGGCTGTCCACAAATCTGTGTATGTACATTTGTCATCAAGTCATAATACTCAACATAATCATGATTTTAAGTTCAATGTGATTtgaaatttttaattttttctgtAATTCTTCACATTGATGCATCATCTCTGTAAGCAGCCCTGCTTCTGGAGTGTCAGACATGTATCTGGGTTCCACCTGCATAACTGGAAATGAGCTTTAATCAGCACAGGTGACCATGTGCCAGTGCTAGGGCATTCACACTCTGTATTC
Encoded proteins:
- the LOC133118238 gene encoding regulator of G-protein signaling 7-like, encoding MAQTNNSGQSTNGVTDESPNMLVYRKMENVIARMQDEKSGIPIRTVKSFLSKIPSVFSGSDIVQWMMRTLVIEDQVEALHLGTLMAAHGYFFPISDHVLTLKDDGTFYRFQTPYFWPSNCWEPENTDYAVYLCKRTMQNKARLELADYEAESLARLQRAFARKWEFIFMQAEAQAKVDKKRDKIERKILDSQERAFWDVHRPVPGCVNTTEVDIKKSSRMKNPHKTRKSVYGLQNDIGSHSPTQIPTPEVRQPTEEELQGQIRFWQAQLDRHRLKMSKVAESLLGYTEQYIEYDPFLTLPDPSNPWISDDTTVWELEASKEPSQQRVKRWAFGINEVLKDQVGREQFLKFLESEFSSENLRFWLAVQELKKRPIREVPTRVQEIWQEFLAPGAPSAINVDSKSYAKTTQNVKDPGRYAFEDAQEHIYKLMKSDSYSRFIRSSAYQELLQAKKKKSKNLF